The following DNA comes from Nitrospira sp..
CCCCAATACCTTCAATTGCTCCGACACGCGCCCGGACTGAGAATCGCGTATCGAACGGCAGCGGGGTGTACTTGCTCACATCGAGCGTGTACTTCACAAAATTATTGGAGCCACCCAGCATCGGCGTGCCGTAGTCGACGCCGCCGCCGACCCGCCAGCCGGTCCGGGGATCGAGGTAATAGTCCCGGGTATCCCGGAACATCGTCGTCCGGAATCCCGTCGTCGTCTGGTTGCCGAGCTGCCGGCAAATGAGCGGCAAGAGATCCGGACAGAGCCCTTCCTGAGGATCGGAAAAGTTCAACTGTTCAGCCACAAGACTGATGCTTCCGGTCACATACTCGGACAGCCACCGCCCGAACGTGACGCTGGCGCCTGACTTCTCTTCGAAATAGGAAATATAGTTCGTCATGCTGCGATAAATATCGAGCTGGACCGATGTCAGACTGTCATTCAAATAGGGATTGCGGAAGGTGATGAGGCCGAGGGTCCGTTGCTGTCCGAGCTGGCCACGGATGCGGCCCATATAGCCGTTGCCGCCGAGATTCCCTTCGGTGATATCCGCAATGGCCACGAGCTTGTCCAGCGTGCTGAATCCGCCGCCGATACTGAACTGGCCGGTGGGCTTCTCCTTGACCCGCACATTCAGATCGACCTTGTCGGCCTCGACTTGCGCCGGAAGAATTTCAACCGTCTCGAAAAAGTTCAGGTTATTCAGGCGCTGGAAGCTCCGCTTCAGCGAGGGCGTGTCGATGACATCCTGCTCGTCGACGCGGATTTCCCGTCGAATCACGTTGTCGCGGGTCTTGTCGTTCCCGTTGATATTGATCTGCCGGATTCGCATCATCTCGCCTTCCTTGATGCTGAGAATGATGCTGGCGGTGCGCTCTTCATTGTTCGGATTCACATTCGGCACGACATCGGCAAACGCATAGCCCTTGCTGCCGTACATGTCCGTGAGGCGGGTGATTTCGTCGCGAATTTTGGCCCGCTGAAAGATCTCGCCGTCCTTGATTTTCAGTTTGTCGCGAAGCTCCGCTTCCTCGAAAACGGTGTACCCCCGAAAGCCGACCTCCGCGACCGTAAAGGGTTCTCCCTCCGATACGTTGTAAGTGATGATGAACCACTTCTTGTCTTCCGTCAGCTCCACCGTGGGCAATCCGACCTGCACATTCAGATACCCCTTATTCAGCAGGATTTCCTTCACCCGTTCGACGTCGTTCGCCAGCTCATCATGTTTCAGAATACCGGCATCCGATAGGAACGAGGGCAACTTCAATTGCGTGAAGAGCCCGTACCAGGGAATCCACTCGCGCGTGGCCGTGACCTTGAAGGCTTCCTCTTTCGTCGCCGCGCGCATGCCTTCAAAGACGACAGCCTTCACCCGCGCCTTGTCCCCTTCCTTCACAAAGAAAGTCAGACGCTTGCGGTCTTCGTCCAAGGTTTGCACGACCGGGATCACCTGCGCGTTGTAATAGCCGTCTTCCTGGTAGGCCAGGCGGATTTTCTCAGCGCTTTCTTTGGCCTGCTGCTGATCCAGAAAAGACTGGCTCTTGATCGTGGTCTTCTCTTTGAGCTTATCGTCGCTCAAATTTTCATTACCGTCGTACACGATCTCGGTAATGAAGGGCTTCTCCCGCACGACAAAGACGACCGCCGTGCCTCCTTCACCCGCTTCCGTCTCGACCTGCACATCCTCAAAAAACCCCGTATCGTACAGAATTTTGACTTGTCCACGGACCGTTTCCGGCTGGTACGGATCACCGACCTTGAGGGTCAGGCGCCCGGCGATCGCCGGCAGCTCGATCCGCTTATTTCCACGGATCTCGATGGTCTTGACCTTAATGCCGGCAATCTGAGCGACCACATCCCCCACCACCAGGCAAGAAAGGATGAGCACCAGCATCACGACACACCATTGGAGCTTGCCATACCCGCTCAACAACACAAACCCAGATCCCCCTACCATAATAGTGTAGACGGCCACGATGTCCTGCGACCCCACCCGAAACACCCGCAAGGCCTGAGCCGAAGTCATGTCACTCGGCCGATCCTATTCTGAGGAAGCACCGTCGCGGCGCTCCTCTCGGTTAAGAGAACGCCCCTCACTCGCTGTGCAGTGAAAGCAGATGCGACCCGTGGCGCAAAACTCTCGGATTATATTGAGCCCTTTCCATGATGTAAAGGAGTATGGAGCCACCGCAACCGCCGCGTAAATCGGCCGAGAAAGATTGCCCATTTCTTGACTTCACTTCACCCATCACATACTATCCCTCCGATGTCATCGCACACCGTCAGAAAAGCCATTATCCCTGCGGCAGGCCTCGGCACTCGTTTCCTTCCCGCCACAAAAGCTTCCCCGAAAGAGATGTTGCCGCTGGTCGACAAACCGTTGATCCAATACACGGTTGAAGAAGCCGTCGCCTCCGGCATCGAAGATATCATCGTCATCACGGGCCGGGGCAAACGCGCCATCGAAGATCACTTCGACCGCTCCGTCGAACTGGAAGAAAATCTTAAAGGGACCGGCAAGTCCCAGATGCTTAACCAGATCCGCCAGATTTCGAACCTCGCGAATTTTTGCTATGTCCGTCAGTCGGAAGCGTTGGGATTGGGGCATGCCGTTCTCTGCGCGCAGCATCTGATCGGCGACGAACCCTTCGCGGTCATCCTCGGGGATGAAATCATCGACGCCCAGGTCCCGGCACTCGCCCAACTCATCCACATATACAAGAAACGCCATGGGGCCGTCCTGGGCGTACAAGAAGTCCCGAAACAAGATGTGGGCCGCTACGGGATTGTCACGCCGACGAAGCTTGGGAAAGGCCTGCATCGCGTGGACGACCTGGTCGAGAAACCGTCACCGGCCGAGGCGCCGTCCAATCTCGCGGTCATTGGCCGCTATATCCTTCCGCCGGAGATTTTCCCGATCCTACGAAAGACACGCCCGGGGAAAAACGGAGAGATCCAATTGACCGATGCCTTGAAAGAACTGGCAAAAAAAATGCCCATGTATGCCCATGAAGTGGTGGGACACCGCCACGATGCGGGAGACAAGTTGGGATTCTTAATTGCAACGGTAGAGTTTGCGCTCAAGAACCCCTCCCTCGGGCCTGACTTTCACGAATACCTCTCAAACAGAATGCGTCCGGCCACAGGCACTCGTCGTACCTGATCGCAGGACCA
Coding sequences within:
- the galU gene encoding UTP--glucose-1-phosphate uridylyltransferase GalU, with product MSSHTVRKAIIPAAGLGTRFLPATKASPKEMLPLVDKPLIQYTVEEAVASGIEDIIVITGRGKRAIEDHFDRSVELEENLKGTGKSQMLNQIRQISNLANFCYVRQSEALGLGHAVLCAQHLIGDEPFAVILGDEIIDAQVPALAQLIHIYKKRHGAVLGVQEVPKQDVGRYGIVTPTKLGKGLHRVDDLVEKPSPAEAPSNLAVIGRYILPPEIFPILRKTRPGKNGEIQLTDALKELAKKMPMYAHEVVGHRHDAGDKLGFLIATVEFALKNPSLGPDFHEYLSNRMRPATGTRRT
- the bamA gene encoding outer membrane protein assembly factor BamA; translation: MTSAQALRVFRVGSQDIVAVYTIMVGGSGFVLLSGYGKLQWCVVMLVLILSCLVVGDVVAQIAGIKVKTIEIRGNKRIELPAIAGRLTLKVGDPYQPETVRGQVKILYDTGFFEDVQVETEAGEGGTAVVFVVREKPFITEIVYDGNENLSDDKLKEKTTIKSQSFLDQQQAKESAEKIRLAYQEDGYYNAQVIPVVQTLDEDRKRLTFFVKEGDKARVKAVVFEGMRAATKEEAFKVTATREWIPWYGLFTQLKLPSFLSDAGILKHDELANDVERVKEILLNKGYLNVQVGLPTVELTEDKKWFIITYNVSEGEPFTVAEVGFRGYTVFEEAELRDKLKIKDGEIFQRAKIRDEITRLTDMYGSKGYAFADVVPNVNPNNEERTASIILSIKEGEMMRIRQININGNDKTRDNVIRREIRVDEQDVIDTPSLKRSFQRLNNLNFFETVEILPAQVEADKVDLNVRVKEKPTGQFSIGGGFSTLDKLVAIADITEGNLGGNGYMGRIRGQLGQQRTLGLITFRNPYLNDSLTSVQLDIYRSMTNYISYFEEKSGASVTFGRWLSEYVTGSISLVAEQLNFSDPQEGLCPDLLPLICRQLGNQTTTGFRTTMFRDTRDYYLDPRTGWRVGGGVDYGTPMLGGSNNFVKYTLDVSKYTPLPFDTRFSVRARVGAIEGIGGKPIPLTERFFVGGINTMRGFVFGRAGPVVPNIYSIIGASKELIFNFDYIFTISADAKLNGVIFFDYGKGFDDNEKFSLNLRKAAGIEGRWISPFGPLRVAYGLNLAPQPGERTGVFEFTIGSLF